From the genome of Streptomyces sp. NBC_01116, one region includes:
- a CDS encoding helix-turn-helix domain-containing protein, producing the protein MTTVLPDTGVGPLLRDWREQRRISQLELALRADSSARHISFIETGRSRPSEDMILRLAEQLDVPVRERNALLVVAGYAPRYAQTPLDDPAMASLREGLDRLLAAYEPYPALVVDGTYGVVAANRGIALLLEGVPEKLLAPPVNAMRLTLHPEGLAPRIVNLPEWRADLLAQMDRQIALVRSPELRALYDEVAAYPVPARAADADRADGAGGTVRRSDGAGGRGRERSAAFALPMLLEHGGRVLSFVSSIATFNTPMDVTVAELAIETFLPADRETAAYLHAHVPS; encoded by the coding sequence ATGACGACTGTCTTGCCCGACACGGGAGTAGGGCCGCTGCTGCGGGACTGGCGGGAACAGCGGCGCATCAGCCAGTTGGAGCTGGCCCTGCGCGCCGACTCCTCGGCCCGCCACATCTCGTTCATCGAGACGGGCCGCTCCCGGCCCAGCGAGGACATGATCCTGCGCCTTGCCGAACAGCTGGACGTCCCGGTCCGCGAACGCAACGCCCTCCTCGTGGTCGCCGGTTACGCGCCCCGCTACGCGCAGACGCCGCTCGACGACCCCGCGATGGCCTCCCTCCGCGAGGGCCTCGACCGGCTGCTCGCGGCGTACGAGCCGTATCCGGCGCTCGTGGTGGACGGCACCTACGGGGTGGTGGCGGCCAATCGGGGGATCGCCCTGCTGCTGGAGGGGGTGCCGGAGAAGCTGCTGGCCCCGCCGGTGAACGCCATGCGGCTGACCCTCCACCCCGAGGGGCTCGCCCCGCGCATCGTGAACCTCCCGGAGTGGCGGGCGGACCTGCTGGCCCAGATGGACCGTCAGATCGCCCTCGTACGCTCGCCGGAGCTGCGGGCGCTGTACGACGAGGTGGCCGCCTACCCGGTCCCCGCACGGGCGGCCGACGCCGACCGCGCCGACGGGGCGGGCGGTACCGTGCGGCGGAGCGACGGGGCAGGCGGGAGGGGGCGGGAGCGGTCCGCCGCGTTCGCGCTGCCGATGCTGCTCGAACACGGCGGCCGGGTCCTGTCGTTCGTGTCGTCGATCGCGACGTTCAACACGCCGATGGACGTGACGGTGGCCGAGCTGGCCATCGAGACGTTCCTCCCCGCGGACCGGGAGACGGCCGCCTATCTGCACGCCCACGTCCCGTCCTGA